The following DNA comes from Candidatus Eisenbacteria bacterium.
TGGAGATCGTGGCGCAGAAGGGGTTCCAGGCCGACTTTCTCGACTACTTTGCTGCGACCCACGTCGGCCAGGCAGCCTGCGGCACCGCGATGAGCGAGCGCATGCGGGTGGTCGTCGAGGACATCGAGATCGACCCTGTCTTCCGCGAGCCCCAGCTACGGGCAGTGATGCGCGCTGCGGGTGTGCGGGCGGTGCAATCGACGCCGCTGATCGATCGCAGCGGGACGGTGTTCGGCGTGCTGTCCACCCACTTCCGTACGCCGCATCGGCCGACCGAGCCCGAACTCCATCTCGTGGACGTCTGCGCTCGGCTCCTGATGGACGTCGATCGCCAGCGGGTGGACGTCCCGCTCCGGGGCGTGCTCAACGCAGCACCTGATCCGATCCTCGGCGTCGATACGGACGGACGGATCGTGTTTGCCAACACCCAGGCGGAGAAGACTTTCGGCTACCCCGTGAAGGAGCTGCTCGAACAACCCGTCGAGCTGCTGATCCCCGACCATCTGCGAGACAAGCACCGGGCTCTCCGCACGAGCTACATGCGCGCGCCGGCCACACGCCCGATGGGAGCAGGTCTGG
Coding sequences within:
- a CDS encoding PAS domain-containing protein, with the protein product MRSPEGRALLADTLDVAISATRADFGNVQLINPLSGTLEIVAQKGFQADFLDYFAATHVGQAACGTAMSERMRVVVEDIEIDPVFREPQLRAVMRAAGVRAVQSTPLIDRSGTVFGVLSTHFRTPHRPTEPELHLVDVCARLLMDVDRQRVDVPLRGVLNAAPDPILGVDTDGRIVFANTQAEKTFGYPVKELLEQPVELLIPDHLRDKHRALRTSYMRAPATRPMGAGL